From a region of the Leptospira kmetyi serovar Malaysia str. Bejo-Iso9 genome:
- a CDS encoding methylmalonyl-CoA mutase family protein, which yields METQIYTPRHKVRFITAASLFDGHDASINIMRRILQASGVEVIHLGHNRSVSEIVECAIQEDAQGIAITSYQGGHVEYFKYMIDLLKEKGAGHIKVFGGGGGTILPSEIKELEAYGVTRIYSPDDGRELGLQGMINDLIRKSDFIPPLTFNGTLHSSLKDKNPLAIAQTITLVENTFEREELEKSALTEKLNFPPGTKTVPILGITGTGGAGKSSLTDELVRRFLIDFPDKTIAILSVDPSKRKTGGALLGDRIRMNSISHERVYMRSFATREANIALNKNVKRSIDVLKSAGFDLIVVETAGIGQSDSEITEVADIALYVMTPEYGAATQLEKIDMIDYADLIAINKFDKRGALDALRDVKKQYQRSRQLFDKNLDEMPVFGTIASQFNDPGTNGLYGNVIGALSKKMNLGWESSYGKENGMSEKIFIIPPDRVRYLAEIREECDRYDRNAEKESEKARKLFQLKGAIEILKSAGQDTNILELEYSKIENSLSPEAKKILSTWDEKLKNYQGENFTYKVRDKEIKVANTSLSLSNLKIPKVATPKFQDWGEIVRWSLQENFPGEFPFTAGVFPFKRTGEDPTRMFAGEGGPERTNARFHYVSLGMPAQRLSTAFDSVTLYGEDPGVRPDIYGKIGNSGVSIATLDDAKKLYSGFDLCNPTTSVSMTINGPAPMVLAFFMNTAIDQACEKYIKANGLEKEVRQKIEAIYKAKNLPVPKYNAPIPQGNDGLGLMLLGVTGDEVLEKEVYENIKKETVKVVRGTVQADILKEDQAQNTCIFSTEFALKMMGDIQQYFITNQVRNFYSVSISGYHIAEAGANPITQVAFTLANGLTYVEYFLSRGMKIDDFAPNLSFFFSNGIDPEYAVIGRVARRIWAKAMKNKYGANDRSAMLKYHIQTSGRSLHAQEIAFNDIRTTLQALYAIYDNCNSLHTNAYDEAITTPTEESVRRAMAIQLIINRELGLAKNENPGQGSFIIEELTDLVEQAILGEFHRISERGGVLGAMEMMYQRNKIQEESLYYESLKHNGEFPVIGVNTFLSKEGSPTIIPEEVIRSTDEEKQAQIGALKEFQKRNETDLEDRLRKLKTASLSNGNIFEELMETSKKVSLGQMTHALYEVGGQYRRSM from the coding sequence ATGGAAACGCAAATTTATACCCCACGACACAAGGTCCGTTTTATCACGGCGGCCTCCCTCTTCGACGGACACGACGCTTCGATCAATATCATGAGAAGAATTCTCCAGGCGTCCGGAGTGGAAGTGATCCACCTGGGCCACAACCGTTCCGTGAGCGAAATCGTGGAATGTGCGATCCAAGAGGACGCGCAGGGAATCGCGATCACGAGTTATCAGGGCGGCCACGTGGAATATTTCAAATATATGATAGACCTTTTGAAGGAAAAAGGCGCGGGTCATATCAAGGTGTTCGGAGGCGGAGGCGGAACCATTCTTCCTTCCGAGATCAAAGAACTCGAAGCCTACGGAGTCACACGCATCTATTCTCCGGACGACGGAAGAGAACTCGGTCTGCAGGGAATGATCAACGATCTCATCCGCAAATCGGACTTCATTCCGCCGTTGACGTTCAACGGAACGCTTCATTCTTCCTTGAAGGATAAGAATCCGTTGGCGATCGCGCAGACGATCACCCTTGTCGAAAACACGTTCGAAAGAGAGGAACTCGAAAAATCGGCGTTAACCGAAAAATTGAATTTCCCACCCGGAACCAAAACCGTTCCGATTCTCGGAATCACGGGAACCGGAGGCGCGGGAAAATCGTCTCTTACGGACGAACTCGTTCGTAGATTTCTCATCGACTTTCCGGACAAAACGATCGCGATCCTGTCCGTCGATCCGTCCAAAAGAAAAACCGGAGGCGCGCTCTTAGGAGATAGAATTCGGATGAATTCGATTTCTCACGAACGCGTTTATATGAGATCCTTCGCGACAAGAGAAGCGAACATTGCGCTTAACAAAAATGTAAAACGAAGTATAGACGTTTTAAAAAGCGCGGGTTTCGATCTGATCGTCGTGGAAACCGCCGGGATCGGCCAGAGCGATTCGGAGATCACGGAAGTCGCGGATATCGCGTTATACGTCATGACTCCCGAATACGGAGCGGCAACGCAGTTGGAAAAGATCGACATGATCGACTACGCGGATCTGATCGCGATCAATAAGTTCGACAAACGAGGAGCGCTCGACGCTCTCCGAGACGTAAAAAAACAATACCAAAGATCCAGACAACTTTTCGATAAGAATTTGGACGAGATGCCCGTGTTCGGAACGATCGCTTCTCAGTTCAACGATCCCGGAACCAACGGTCTGTACGGAAACGTAATCGGCGCGCTTTCCAAAAAGATGAATCTCGGTTGGGAATCCTCTTACGGAAAAGAGAACGGAATGAGCGAAAAGATATTCATCATTCCACCCGATCGCGTGCGTTATCTCGCGGAAATCCGCGAAGAATGCGATCGTTACGACCGCAACGCCGAAAAAGAATCGGAAAAAGCGAGAAAACTGTTTCAGCTCAAGGGCGCGATCGAAATTTTAAAGAGCGCCGGACAGGACACGAATATTCTAGAATTAGAATATTCTAAAATTGAAAACTCCCTTTCTCCCGAGGCCAAAAAAATTCTTTCCACTTGGGACGAAAAATTGAAAAACTATCAGGGAGAAAACTTCACGTATAAGGTCCGCGACAAGGAAATCAAGGTTGCGAACACTTCCCTTTCCTTAAGCAATTTAAAAATTCCGAAAGTGGCGACTCCTAAGTTTCAGGATTGGGGAGAAATCGTACGTTGGTCCCTTCAGGAAAACTTTCCGGGAGAATTTCCGTTCACCGCGGGAGTATTTCCGTTTAAAAGAACGGGAGAGGACCCGACTCGTATGTTCGCAGGAGAAGGCGGCCCCGAAAGAACGAACGCGCGTTTTCATTACGTCAGCCTTGGAATGCCCGCACAACGTCTTTCCACCGCGTTCGATTCCGTCACCTTATACGGAGAAGATCCAGGCGTAAGACCGGACATCTACGGCAAGATCGGCAACTCGGGAGTCAGCATCGCGACCTTGGACGACGCAAAAAAACTCTATTCCGGTTTCGATCTCTGCAATCCGACGACTTCGGTCTCCATGACGATCAACGGACCCGCGCCGATGGTGCTCGCGTTTTTTATGAACACCGCGATCGATCAGGCTTGTGAAAAATACATCAAAGCCAACGGACTGGAAAAAGAAGTTCGTCAAAAAATAGAAGCCATCTATAAAGCGAAGAATCTTCCGGTTCCGAAATACAACGCTCCGATTCCGCAAGGAAACGACGGACTCGGTCTTATGTTGTTAGGCGTGACCGGAGACGAGGTTCTCGAAAAAGAAGTTTATGAAAACATAAAAAAGGAAACCGTAAAGGTCGTTCGAGGAACCGTACAAGCGGACATTCTCAAAGAGGATCAAGCGCAGAACACCTGTATCTTCTCCACCGAGTTCGCATTAAAAATGATGGGGGATATTCAACAATACTTCATCACCAATCAGGTCCGTAACTTTTATTCGGTTTCCATTTCGGGTTATCATATCGCCGAAGCCGGAGCCAACCCCATCACTCAGGTCGCGTTCACTCTTGCAAACGGTCTGACCTACGTGGAATATTTCTTAAGCAGAGGAATGAAGATAGACGACTTCGCTCCGAACCTTTCCTTTTTCTTTTCGAACGGAATCGATCCCGAATACGCGGTGATCGGAAGAGTCGCGAGAAGGATCTGGGCCAAGGCGATGAAGAATAAATACGGAGCGAACGACCGTTCGGCGATGCTCAAATATCACATTCAAACTTCGGGAAGGTCCTTGCACGCGCAGGAAATCGCGTTCAACGATATTCGAACGACTCTGCAAGCTCTCTATGCGATCTACGATAATTGCAATTCTTTGCATACGAACGCATACGACGAGGCGATCACAACTCCCACGGAAGAATCGGTTCGGCGCGCGATGGCGATCCAGCTCATCATCAACCGCGAACTCGGTCTCGCCAAAAACGAAAACCCAGGCCAGGGTTCTTTTATCATCGAAGAACTCACCGATCTCGTGGAACAGGCCATTCTCGGAGAATTCCATAGAATTTCCGAAAGAGGCGGAGTTCTCGGAGCGATGGAGATGATGTATCAAAGAAACAAGATTCAGGAAGAATCCTTATATTACGAATCCCTAAAACACAACGGAGAATTTCCTGTGATCGGCGTAAATACTTTCTTAAGCAAGGAAGGCTCTCCCACGATCATTCCGGAAGAAGTGATCCGTTCCACGGACGAGGAAAAGCAGGCCCAGATCGGAGCTCTGAAGGAATTTCAGAAACGAAACGAAACCGACCTCGAGGATCGTCTTCGCAAATTGAAAACGGCAAGTCTTTCCAACGGAAACATCTTCGAGGAACTGATGGAAACTTCCAAAAAGGTTTCCCTCGGACAAATGACACACGCGCTCTACGAGGTCGGCGGCCAATATCGCAGAAGTATGTGA
- a CDS encoding lysophospholipid acyltransferase family protein yields the protein METQTESDLLDSLFLIPREPVKQFLKTLLHLVYSVEVTGLENVPETGGAVLISNHTDNLDVIVQGTSVLRKVIYLGKYELFHPQETVLDFLNNPASPLNNFPLSLMKQTLVAALNALGDMQGKQLMHWGGHPILRAHNVKDAKSAAVYYEDLENYMVELIQKGELISVYPQGTRTESVTPGSFKALSAKLAIRAGVPIIPSAINGAWRMMKPEAFLTGKAFGAKITYNIGKPIYPKDFPKEPLKKAAKMVTEELENRVRKLIDTPES from the coding sequence ATGGAAACCCAAACAGAATCCGACCTTCTTGACAGCCTCTTTCTGATTCCAAGAGAACCCGTGAAACAATTTTTAAAAACGCTTCTTCACCTTGTGTATTCGGTGGAAGTTACGGGTCTTGAAAACGTTCCTGAAACGGGAGGCGCCGTTCTGATTTCGAATCATACGGACAACCTGGATGTAATCGTACAGGGAACCTCCGTTTTAAGAAAAGTGATTTATCTCGGAAAATACGAATTGTTTCATCCGCAGGAAACCGTTCTGGACTTCCTAAACAACCCCGCTTCTCCCTTGAACAATTTCCCGTTGAGCCTGATGAAACAAACCCTCGTCGCCGCTTTGAACGCACTCGGAGATATGCAGGGAAAACAACTCATGCACTGGGGCGGCCATCCCATCCTAAGAGCGCATAACGTGAAGGACGCGAAGTCCGCCGCGGTCTACTACGAAGACCTGGAAAACTATATGGTCGAACTCATTCAAAAGGGAGAATTGATTTCGGTTTATCCGCAAGGGACCCGAACCGAAAGCGTAACGCCCGGATCCTTCAAGGCGCTTTCTGCGAAACTCGCGATTCGCGCGGGAGTTCCGATCATACCGAGCGCGATCAATGGCGCTTGGAGAATGATGAAACCCGAGGCCTTTTTAACCGGCAAGGCCTTCGGCGCGAAAATCACGTATAACATCGGTAAGCCGATCTACCCGAAGGATTTTCCGAAGGAACCTTTGAAAAAAGCCGCAAAGATGGTGACCGAGGAACTGGAGAATCGGGTGAGAAAACTCATCGATACGCCGGAAAGCTAA
- a CDS encoding phosphatase PAP2 family protein: protein MSGNISWFQDSFWFGETFLQSLRGSSLDPIFAPITLVFHHLGGNTFFMILLSTVYVFLNRKLGIRLGVGLLTTGIVNGIAKALLESPRPTLPWMGPGDLTEFSYGFPSGHVQTSVVIWGLLFLHVKNKTIRTLAVLILLFMPFSRMFAGVHFAGDTLGGFILGLLSLVLIEILFRSFPELESPKPFESQNFSNTKTISLIVVVLTLPSVLLHSHSDSLEKIKSYENVISASGALGGFTIGILLSKFYSLDWNRADSFSETIRRAAVLILGILVFYILPGIVVQKLFPENPVARYLRYGIVSSYIAFFSVYILDRWKGKADLKK, encoded by the coding sequence ATGAGCGGAAATATAAGTTGGTTTCAGGATTCGTTTTGGTTCGGCGAAACGTTTTTACAATCGTTGCGGGGATCTTCTTTGGATCCGATCTTTGCTCCGATCACGTTGGTCTTTCATCATCTGGGCGGAAATACTTTCTTTATGATTCTTCTTTCCACCGTTTACGTTTTTCTAAATCGCAAACTCGGAATCCGACTCGGTGTGGGTTTGCTTACGACCGGAATCGTCAACGGAATCGCCAAGGCCTTGTTGGAAAGTCCGAGACCCACGCTTCCTTGGATGGGGCCGGGGGACTTAACCGAATTTTCGTACGGATTTCCATCGGGACACGTTCAAACATCGGTGGTGATTTGGGGTCTGCTCTTTCTTCACGTAAAAAACAAAACGATCCGAACGTTGGCCGTTCTCATTCTTCTTTTTATGCCTTTTTCCAGAATGTTCGCGGGAGTTCACTTTGCGGGAGATACGTTGGGAGGTTTTATCCTCGGTTTGCTCTCTTTGGTTTTGATCGAAATTTTATTTCGTTCCTTTCCCGAGTTGGAATCTCCGAAGCCGTTCGAGTCTCAGAATTTTTCGAATACGAAAACGATTTCTTTGATCGTGGTCGTATTGACTTTGCCTTCGGTGCTTCTGCATTCTCATTCGGATTCTTTGGAAAAAATAAAGTCGTACGAAAACGTGATTTCCGCGAGCGGCGCCTTGGGCGGATTTACGATCGGAATTCTTTTGTCCAAGTTTTATTCCTTGGATTGGAATAGAGCGGATTCTTTTTCGGAAACGATTCGAAGAGCGGCGGTTTTGATTTTGGGAATACTCGTTTTTTATATTCTTCCCGGCATCGTCGTTCAAAAGCTGTTTCCCGAAAATCCGGTTGCAAGATACCTCAGGTACGGGATCGTTAGCAGTTACATCGCTTTTTTCTCGGTATATATTTTGGATCGTTGGAAGGGAAAAGCCGATTTAAAAAAATAG
- a CDS encoding oligosaccharide flippase family protein has translation MANLSGKMQKISNLLVQFRKSGMFKSSLFVSVSKAISSLLNLVFMVYSVNILTKSENGLFQYYAGFLPVLLAIAEFGLPAALVKFLAPVTENKQKIGILLSSSMLIKLGALGALALISLIGAVLLKESSVVVALLVLGSFILSFNSFFESIFICFGNYISLSFWNPLPNLIRLLVLYGADHLSERALGHLDILAIFTASPMFVLVLFFFVFPRKQLYWSGEKNGILEMTSTLTSFNGYAFLASIFAMISDRMEIFFLKWYHSQESAAVYGTALQLFSGFVILFSVINSLIYPKLSRLVDSEEFPKFLWKSVLLAVGMAVLLSPGFFLAEWILNLLFRGKYADSIGVFQILYPNYMLQLVFSPLGIALFALGQPRMLAFLALLRLVCGLVLANLLIPEYGPTGAASSYFLGQIVSWLILTGYFLAFFRR, from the coding sequence ATGGCGAATCTCTCGGGGAAGATGCAAAAAATTTCGAACCTTTTGGTTCAGTTCCGTAAATCCGGAATGTTCAAGTCTTCCCTTTTTGTAAGTGTATCCAAGGCGATCTCTTCCTTACTCAACCTCGTGTTTATGGTTTATTCCGTAAACATACTCACAAAAAGCGAGAACGGACTTTTTCAATACTACGCCGGATTTCTTCCCGTGTTGCTTGCGATCGCCGAGTTCGGACTTCCCGCGGCTCTCGTAAAATTTTTAGCGCCCGTAACCGAGAACAAACAAAAGATCGGAATTCTTTTGTCCTCTTCGATGCTCATCAAACTCGGCGCGCTCGGAGCCCTGGCCTTGATCAGTTTGATCGGAGCGGTTTTGTTGAAGGAAAGTTCGGTCGTGGTCGCGTTACTCGTGCTTGGAAGTTTTATACTTTCCTTCAATTCGTTTTTTGAAAGTATCTTTATCTGTTTCGGAAATTATATCTCTTTGTCGTTTTGGAATCCTCTTCCGAATTTAATCCGACTTCTGGTTTTATACGGAGCCGATCATTTGAGCGAACGCGCTCTCGGTCATTTGGACATACTCGCGATCTTCACCGCTTCTCCTATGTTCGTATTGGTTTTGTTCTTTTTCGTCTTTCCGAGAAAACAACTCTATTGGAGCGGAGAAAAAAACGGAATTCTGGAGATGACTTCCACGCTGACTTCGTTCAACGGGTACGCGTTTCTCGCGTCCATCTTCGCGATGATCTCGGATCGAATGGAAATTTTCTTTTTGAAGTGGTATCATTCTCAGGAATCGGCCGCCGTCTACGGAACCGCCTTACAGTTGTTCAGCGGCTTTGTGATTTTGTTTTCCGTCATCAATTCATTGATCTATCCGAAACTTTCCAGGCTCGTCGATTCGGAAGAATTTCCCAAGTTTCTCTGGAAATCCGTGTTGCTCGCGGTGGGAATGGCGGTTCTTTTATCACCCGGATTTTTTCTCGCGGAATGGATTTTAAATCTTCTCTTTCGCGGAAAATACGCGGATTCGATCGGGGTTTTTCAAATCCTCTATCCGAACTATATGTTGCAGTTGGTTTTTTCTCCTCTCGGGATCGCCTTATTCGCGTTAGGTCAACCGAGAATGCTCGCGTTTCTCGCGCTTCTCCGTCTTGTCTGCGGATTGGTGCTCGCCAATCTTTTGATTCCCGAATACGGACCGACGGGCGCGGCTTCTTCTTACTTTTTGGGACAGATCGTATCTTGGTTGATCTTGACGGGATACTTTTTAGCCTTCTTTCGAAGATGA
- a CDS encoding ATP-binding response regulator — protein sequence MRILFLDDEEVIRDLFREIFGTFHDLTLAGTAEEALEICKNKSFDLIVTDVRLPKMSGIDFISKLRDIGVNTPFIVITGNQDIDVSIRALRLGAVDFFIKPFRMDAIRHSLQKFENLFISSQELIGKNHFQLTQSRQQFSIKPSLKNLNQYVNLVMRSISLIPGIHTDDILAIKLALYELLGNSIEHGSAGINYENKSKLLSSEVNYFDHVDRICEALNESVQLEISFENQKVYVSLKDHGAGFDPAKVPDPVTDPNASHLSGRGIFLVRMNVDELVYNEVGNEVSFSKTLKKALQTPSKVNTG from the coding sequence ATGCGAATTCTTTTTTTAGACGACGAAGAAGTGATCCGAGACTTGTTCCGAGAAATATTCGGAACCTTTCACGATCTTACCTTGGCGGGAACCGCCGAAGAAGCTCTTGAAATCTGCAAAAATAAAAGTTTCGATCTGATCGTAACCGACGTTCGTCTTCCTAAGATGAGCGGAATCGACTTTATCTCCAAATTGAGAGACATAGGAGTCAACACTCCTTTTATCGTTATCACCGGAAATCAGGACATAGACGTTTCGATCCGAGCGCTGAGACTCGGCGCCGTCGACTTTTTTATCAAACCCTTCCGGATGGACGCGATCCGCCATTCTCTGCAAAAATTCGAGAATTTATTTATTTCCAGTCAGGAACTGATCGGCAAAAATCATTTTCAACTCACTCAGTCCAGACAACAGTTTTCGATCAAACCCAGTCTTAAAAATCTGAACCAATACGTGAACTTGGTGATGCGTTCCATTTCCTTGATTCCTGGAATTCATACGGACGATATTCTCGCGATCAAACTCGCCTTATACGAACTTCTCGGAAACTCGATCGAACACGGATCTGCGGGGATCAACTACGAAAACAAATCGAAACTTCTTTCCTCGGAAGTGAACTACTTCGATCACGTGGATCGGATCTGCGAGGCGTTGAACGAATCCGTTCAACTCGAGATCAGTTTCGAAAATCAAAAGGTTTACGTTTCTCTAAAGGACCACGGAGCGGGTTTCGATCCGGCTAAGGTTCCAGATCCGGTCACCGATCCGAACGCGAGTCATCTTTCGGGCCGCGGAATTTTTTTGGTGAGAATGAATGTGGACGAACTCGTTTACAACGAAGTCGGAAACGAAGTGAGTTTCAGCAAAACGTTGAAGAAGGCGCTTCAAACTCCTTCAAAAGTAAACACCGGCTGA